A section of the Streptomyces sp. V3I8 genome encodes:
- a CDS encoding amino acid permease yields the protein MSSTLFRTKKIEQSIQDTEEPEHALKKSLSALDLTVFGVGVIIGTGIFVLTGTVAKDNAGPAVALAFVVAGVVCALAALCYAEFASTVPVAGSAYTFSYASLGELPAWIIGWDLVLEFALGTAVVAVGWSGYLASLLDNAGWHLPAALSGREGADGFGFDILAAALVLVLTAVLVVGTKLSARVTAVVVAVKVTVVLVVIIAGAFFVKGENYDPFVPKAKPVEAGSGLDSPLVQLLFGWAPSNFGVMGIFTAASVVFFAFIGFDVVATAAEETRNPQRDMPRGILSSLLICTTLYVAVSIVVTGMQHYTELSVDAPLADAFKATGHPWFAGFISFGAAVGLTTVCMILLLGQTRVFFAMSRDGLLPRFFSHVHPRFRTPHRPTVLLGVIIAIVAGFTSLSELAELVNIGTLFAFVVVAVGVVILRRTRPDLPRSFRTPLVPVLPVVSVLASLWLMLNLPAETWLRFGIWMALGFLVYFLYGRSHSRLGRQEADGKQVRG from the coding sequence GTGAGCAGCACCCTCTTCAGGACGAAGAAGATCGAGCAGTCCATCCAGGACACCGAGGAACCGGAGCACGCGCTCAAGAAATCCCTGTCCGCCCTGGACCTGACGGTCTTCGGCGTCGGTGTCATCATCGGCACCGGCATCTTCGTCCTCACCGGCACGGTCGCCAAGGACAACGCCGGCCCCGCCGTCGCCCTGGCCTTCGTCGTGGCCGGGGTCGTCTGCGCGCTCGCCGCGCTCTGCTACGCCGAGTTCGCGTCCACGGTCCCGGTGGCCGGCTCCGCGTACACCTTCTCGTACGCCTCCCTCGGGGAGCTGCCCGCCTGGATCATCGGCTGGGACCTCGTCCTGGAGTTCGCGCTCGGCACCGCGGTCGTCGCGGTCGGCTGGTCCGGCTACCTCGCCTCGCTGCTCGACAACGCCGGCTGGCACCTGCCCGCGGCGCTCAGCGGGCGGGAGGGGGCCGACGGCTTCGGCTTCGACATCCTCGCCGCCGCCCTCGTGCTGGTGCTCACCGCCGTCCTCGTGGTCGGGACGAAGCTCTCCGCGCGGGTCACCGCCGTCGTCGTCGCCGTCAAGGTGACGGTCGTCCTGGTCGTGATCATCGCGGGCGCCTTCTTCGTCAAGGGCGAGAACTACGACCCGTTCGTCCCGAAGGCCAAGCCCGTGGAGGCGGGCAGCGGCCTCGACTCACCGCTCGTCCAGCTGCTGTTCGGGTGGGCGCCCTCCAACTTCGGCGTGATGGGCATCTTCACCGCCGCCTCGGTCGTCTTCTTCGCCTTCATCGGCTTCGACGTCGTGGCCACGGCCGCCGAGGAGACCAGGAACCCGCAGCGGGACATGCCGCGCGGCATCCTGAGCTCGCTCCTCATCTGCACCACCCTGTACGTCGCGGTGTCCATCGTCGTGACCGGCATGCAGCACTACACCGAGCTGTCCGTGGACGCCCCGCTCGCCGATGCCTTCAAGGCCACCGGCCACCCGTGGTTCGCGGGCTTCATCAGCTTCGGCGCCGCCGTCGGCCTCACCACCGTCTGCATGATCCTGCTGCTCGGCCAGACCCGCGTCTTCTTCGCGATGAGCCGCGACGGACTGCTGCCGCGCTTCTTCTCGCACGTCCACCCGCGCTTCAGGACCCCGCACCGGCCGACCGTCCTGCTCGGCGTCATCATCGCGATCGTCGCCGGCTTCACCAGCCTGAGCGAGCTGGCCGAGCTGGTGAACATCGGCACGCTGTTCGCATTCGTCGTCGTCGCGGTCGGCGTGGTCATCCTGCGCCGCACCCGCCCCGACCTGCCCCGCTCCTTCCGCACTCCGCTGGTCCCGGTCCTGCCGGTCGTGTCCGTCCTCGCCTCGCTGTGGCTGATGCTGAACCTGCCCGCCGAGACCTGGCTGCGGTTCGGCATCTGGATGGCCCTCGGCTTCCTCGTGTACTTCCTGTACGGCCGCTCGCACAGCCGGCTGGGCCGTCAGGAAGCAGACGGGAAGCAGGTGCGCGGCTAG
- the dxs gene encoding 1-deoxy-D-xylulose-5-phosphate synthase, giving the protein MPLLTRIKGPRDLDRLSLEQLDQLADEIRTFLVDAVSKTGGHLGPNLGVVELTIALHRVFESPKDRILWDTGHQSYVHKLLTGRQDFSRLKMKGGLSGYPSQAESEHDVIENSHASTVLGWADGLAKANEVLRRDDHHVVAVIGDGALTGGMAWEALNNIADAKDRPLVIVVNDNERSYAPTIGGLANHLATLRTTDGYERFLARGKDFLERTPVVGRPLYETLHGAKKGLKDFIAPQGMFEDLGLKYVGPIDGHDMEALESALARAKRFGGPVIVHCLTEKGRGYQPALSDEADRFHGIGPIHPDTGLPVKASGADWTSVFGDEMVALGKEREDIVAITAAMLQPVGLKKFADAFPHRIYDVGIAEQHGAVSAAGLAAGGLHPVFAVYATFLNRAFDQVLMDVALHKCGVTFVLDRAGVTGTDGASHNGMWDMSILQVVPGLRLAAPRDADQVRAQLREAVEVEDAPTVVRFSKGAVGPAVPAVGRVGGMDVLREPGTDTPDVLLVSVGALAPMCLEIAGLLDRQGISTTVVDPRWVKPVDEAMAPLAERHRVVVTVEDNSRVGGVGSAVAQALRDAGVDVPLRDFGIPPRFLDHASRKEVMTEIGLTAPDIARQVTGLVSRLDGRYDPAHATAEPARD; this is encoded by the coding sequence GTGCCGCTGCTGACCCGCATCAAGGGACCGCGCGATCTGGACCGGCTCAGCCTGGAGCAGCTGGACCAGCTCGCCGACGAGATCAGGACCTTCCTCGTCGACGCGGTGTCCAAGACCGGCGGCCACCTCGGCCCCAACCTCGGAGTCGTCGAACTCACCATCGCCCTGCACCGGGTCTTCGAGTCCCCCAAGGACCGGATCCTGTGGGACACCGGACACCAGTCCTACGTCCACAAGCTGCTCACGGGCCGCCAGGACTTCTCCCGGCTGAAGATGAAGGGCGGCCTCTCCGGCTACCCCTCGCAGGCCGAGTCCGAGCACGACGTCATCGAGAACTCGCACGCCTCCACGGTCCTCGGCTGGGCCGACGGCCTCGCGAAGGCCAACGAGGTGCTGCGCAGGGACGACCACCACGTCGTCGCGGTCATCGGCGACGGGGCGCTCACCGGCGGCATGGCCTGGGAGGCGCTGAACAACATCGCCGACGCCAAGGACCGCCCGCTCGTCATCGTCGTCAACGACAACGAGCGGTCGTACGCGCCGACCATCGGCGGCCTCGCCAACCACCTGGCGACCCTGCGCACCACCGACGGCTACGAGCGCTTCCTGGCCCGCGGCAAGGACTTCCTGGAGCGCACCCCCGTCGTCGGCAGGCCCCTGTACGAGACGCTGCACGGCGCCAAGAAGGGCCTCAAGGACTTCATCGCCCCGCAGGGCATGTTCGAGGACCTGGGCCTGAAGTACGTCGGGCCCATCGACGGGCACGACATGGAGGCACTGGAGTCCGCGCTGGCCCGCGCCAAGCGCTTCGGCGGCCCGGTCATCGTGCACTGCCTCACCGAGAAGGGCCGCGGCTACCAGCCCGCCCTGAGCGACGAGGCGGACCGCTTCCACGGCATCGGCCCCATCCACCCCGACACGGGCCTGCCGGTCAAGGCCTCGGGCGCCGACTGGACCTCCGTGTTCGGCGACGAGATGGTCGCGCTCGGCAAGGAGCGCGAGGACATCGTCGCGATCACGGCGGCGATGCTGCAGCCGGTCGGCCTGAAGAAGTTCGCGGACGCCTTCCCGCACCGCATCTACGACGTCGGCATCGCCGAGCAGCACGGCGCCGTCTCGGCCGCCGGCCTCGCCGCAGGCGGTCTGCACCCCGTCTTCGCGGTCTACGCCACCTTCCTCAACCGCGCCTTCGACCAGGTCCTGATGGACGTGGCCCTGCACAAGTGCGGCGTCACCTTCGTCCTCGACCGGGCCGGCGTCACCGGCACCGACGGCGCCTCGCACAACGGCATGTGGGACATGTCGATCCTCCAGGTGGTGCCGGGCCTGCGCCTGGCCGCGCCGCGCGACGCCGACCAGGTCCGCGCCCAGCTCCGTGAGGCCGTCGAGGTCGAGGACGCGCCGACCGTGGTCCGCTTCTCCAAGGGCGCCGTCGGCCCCGCCGTGCCCGCGGTGGGCCGCGTCGGAGGCATGGACGTCCTGCGGGAGCCGGGCACCGACACGCCGGACGTGCTCCTCGTCTCGGTCGGCGCCCTCGCGCCCATGTGCCTGGAGATCGCCGGTCTCCTCGACCGCCAGGGCATCTCCACCACCGTCGTCGACCCCCGCTGGGTCAAGCCCGTCGACGAGGCCATGGCCCCGCTCGCCGAGCGGCACCGCGTGGTCGTCACCGTCGAGGACAACTCCCGCGTCGGCGGCGTCGGTTCGGCCGTCGCCCAGGCCCTGCGCGACGCGGGCGTGGACGTACCCCTGCGTGACTTCGGCATCCCGCCGCGCTTCCTCGACCACGCCTCCCGCAAGGAGGTCATGACCGAGATCGGCCTGACCGCCCCGGACATCGCCCGGCAGGTCACCGGACTCGTCTCCAGGCTCGACGGCAGGTACGACCCGGCCCACGCCACGGCGGAGCCCGCCCGCGACTGA
- a CDS encoding sugar ABC transporter permease: MSIDKTSATSDEHVVANPEAAAAAVTVVDPRLLVREQGLAGYVGEFKRKMKGGDLGSVPVVIGLIVICIIFQSLNSAFLSAENLNNIAVAMVATGMMSVGIIFVLLLGEIDLSVGSVSGVAGAITAVLSVTHGVNEWLAVLIALVSGAAIGALHGFFFARIGAPAFAVTLAGLLFWLGFMLQILGENGTINIDGDGVVGKLTTYYFSDVAAAYGLALVAVVLFFVTSFLDSRRREAAGIPSRPLGDLIMRTVLLAIVAFAAAIMFNQYKGLPLALLLFVLVLVLSDFVLRRTSYGRKIFALGGSVEASRRAGINVTAVRVSVFALAGFFAAVGGLFWASKIAAANQSAGAGDLLMNVIAAAVIGGTSLFGGRGRTWNALLGVMVITSIQYGLALEGIATPVQYMITGGVLLATVVIDSITRKTQKTAGRA, translated from the coding sequence GTGAGCATCGACAAGACCTCCGCCACCTCGGACGAGCACGTCGTCGCGAACCCCGAGGCCGCCGCCGCGGCGGTGACCGTGGTCGACCCCCGGCTGCTCGTGCGCGAGCAGGGCCTGGCCGGCTACGTCGGCGAGTTCAAGCGGAAGATGAAGGGCGGTGACCTGGGATCCGTCCCGGTCGTCATCGGCCTGATCGTCATCTGCATCATCTTCCAGAGCCTGAACTCGGCCTTCCTCTCCGCCGAGAACCTCAACAACATCGCCGTCGCGATGGTCGCCACCGGCATGATGTCCGTCGGCATCATCTTCGTGCTGCTGCTCGGTGAGATCGACCTGTCGGTCGGCTCGGTCAGCGGTGTGGCGGGCGCCATCACCGCCGTACTGAGCGTCACCCACGGCGTGAACGAGTGGCTGGCCGTTCTCATCGCCCTCGTCAGCGGCGCGGCCATCGGAGCCCTCCACGGCTTCTTCTTCGCCAGGATCGGCGCCCCGGCGTTCGCGGTCACCCTGGCCGGCCTGCTGTTCTGGCTCGGCTTCATGCTCCAGATCCTGGGCGAGAACGGCACCATCAACATCGACGGTGACGGCGTGGTCGGCAAGCTGACCACGTACTACTTCTCGGACGTCGCCGCGGCCTACGGCCTCGCGCTCGTCGCCGTGGTGCTCTTCTTCGTCACCAGCTTCCTGGACAGCCGCCGCCGCGAGGCCGCGGGCATCCCGTCCCGGCCGCTGGGCGACCTGATCATGCGCACGGTCCTGCTCGCGATCGTCGCGTTCGCCGCCGCGATCATGTTCAACCAGTACAAGGGCCTGCCGCTGGCGCTGCTGCTCTTCGTCCTGGTCCTGGTCCTGAGCGACTTCGTCCTGCGCCGCACGAGCTACGGCCGCAAGATCTTCGCGCTCGGCGGCAGCGTCGAGGCGTCCCGCCGTGCCGGTATCAACGTCACCGCGGTCCGTGTCTCGGTCTTCGCGCTGGCGGGCTTCTTCGCGGCCGTCGGCGGTCTGTTCTGGGCCTCGAAGATCGCCGCGGCCAACCAGAGCGCCGGCGCCGGCGACCTCCTGATGAACGTCATCGCGGCCGCCGTCATCGGTGGCACCAGCCTCTTCGGTGGGCGCGGGCGTACCTGGAACGCGCTGCTCGGTGTCATGGTGATCACCTCGATCCAGTACGGGCTGGCGCTGGAGGGCATCGCCACGCCGGTCCAGTACATGATCACCGGTGGTGTGCTTCTCGCCACGGTCGTCATCGACTCGATCACGCGCAAGACGCAGAAGACCGCCGGGCGCGCATAA
- a CDS encoding ATP-binding cassette domain-containing protein, which yields MVNVSATPVLALRGVSKRFGAVQALTDVELEVHAGEVVALVGDNGAGKSTLVKTIAGVHPIDEGVIEWDGKTVQINKPHDAQHLGIATVYQDLALCDNIDVVGNLYLGRELKKRGILDEVEMERRSRELLQTLSIRIPSVRIPIASLSGGQRQTVAIARSMLGEPKLVILDEPTAALGVEQTAQVLDLVERLRERGHAVLLISHNMADVKAVADKVAVLRLGRNNGVFEVKATSQEEIISAITGATDNAVTRRAARNGEAQK from the coding sequence ATGGTTAACGTGTCCGCTACGCCTGTTCTGGCGTTGCGCGGGGTCTCGAAGCGGTTCGGTGCCGTTCAGGCGCTCACCGACGTAGAGCTCGAGGTCCACGCCGGCGAGGTGGTCGCCCTCGTCGGCGACAACGGCGCCGGAAAGTCCACGCTGGTGAAAACGATCGCCGGCGTGCACCCCATCGATGAGGGCGTCATCGAATGGGACGGCAAGACCGTCCAGATCAACAAGCCGCACGACGCCCAGCACCTGGGCATCGCGACCGTCTACCAGGACCTCGCGCTGTGCGACAACATCGACGTCGTCGGCAACCTCTACCTGGGCCGTGAGCTGAAGAAGCGCGGCATCCTGGACGAGGTCGAGATGGAGCGCCGCTCGCGCGAACTGCTCCAGACGCTGTCGATCCGCATCCCCAGCGTGCGCATCCCGATCGCCTCGCTCTCCGGCGGTCAGCGCCAGACCGTGGCCATCGCCCGTTCCATGCTCGGCGAGCCCAAGCTGGTCATCCTCGACGAGCCCACCGCGGCCCTCGGCGTCGAGCAGACCGCCCAGGTCCTCGACCTGGTCGAGCGGCTGCGCGAGCGCGGCCACGCCGTCCTCCTCATCAGCCACAACATGGCCGACGTGAAGGCCGTCGCCGACAAGGTGGCCGTGCTCCGGCTCGGCCGCAACAACGGCGTCTTCGAGGTCAAGGCGACCTCGCAGGAAGAGATCATCTCCGCCATCACCGGTGCCACGGACAACGCCGTGACCCGTCGTGCGGCGCGCAACGGGGAGGCTCAGAAGTGA
- a CDS encoding sugar ABC transporter substrate-binding protein: protein MNTRMRRAAFAVAASAMAVSLAACGSADESGDKSDSTKSAAKGDNIKVGLLLPENQTARYEKFDKPLIEKKVKELTNDKGEVVYANAKQDATTQSQQVDTMITNKVDVLIVDAVDSKAIANGVKKAKDAGIPVVAYDRLAEGPIDAYTSFDNEEVGRVQGKALLEALGAKAKPSAKIVMMNGAVTDPNAALFKKGALSELEGKVDIAKSYDTKEWKPENANANMEGAISAVGKTKIVGVYSANDGMAGGIITALKAAGVSPLPPVTGQDAELAGVQRIVSGEQFMSVYKPYPQEADVAAEMAVALAKGEKLDSIAKDSVDSPTTKAVPSVLVPVISLTKANINDTVIKDAIYTVDEICTAKFKAACDKAGLK from the coding sequence ATGAACACGCGTATGCGTCGTGCGGCCTTTGCTGTTGCCGCGAGTGCGATGGCCGTCTCGCTGGCTGCCTGTGGCAGCGCCGATGAGTCCGGCGACAAGAGCGACTCCACCAAGTCCGCCGCCAAGGGCGACAACATCAAGGTCGGTCTGCTCCTCCCGGAGAACCAGACCGCGCGGTACGAGAAGTTCGACAAGCCCCTGATCGAGAAGAAGGTCAAGGAGCTCACGAACGACAAGGGCGAGGTCGTCTACGCCAACGCCAAGCAGGACGCCACCACGCAGTCCCAGCAGGTCGACACGATGATCACCAACAAGGTGGACGTGCTGATCGTGGACGCGGTGGACTCCAAGGCCATCGCCAACGGCGTGAAGAAGGCCAAGGACGCCGGCATCCCGGTCGTCGCGTACGACCGCCTCGCCGAGGGCCCGATCGACGCCTACACCTCCTTCGACAACGAAGAGGTCGGCCGCGTCCAGGGCAAGGCGCTCCTGGAGGCCCTGGGTGCCAAGGCCAAGCCCTCCGCGAAGATCGTCATGATGAACGGCGCGGTCACCGACCCGAACGCCGCCCTCTTCAAGAAGGGCGCGCTGTCCGAGCTCGAGGGCAAGGTCGACATCGCGAAGTCGTACGACACCAAGGAGTGGAAGCCGGAGAACGCCAACGCCAACATGGAAGGCGCCATCTCGGCGGTCGGCAAGACCAAGATCGTCGGCGTCTACTCCGCGAACGACGGCATGGCCGGCGGTATCATCACCGCCCTGAAGGCCGCGGGCGTCTCCCCGCTCCCGCCGGTCACCGGCCAGGACGCCGAGCTCGCGGGCGTGCAGCGCATCGTGTCGGGCGAGCAGTTCATGAGCGTCTACAAGCCCTACCCGCAGGAGGCGGACGTCGCCGCGGAGATGGCCGTCGCCCTCGCCAAGGGTGAGAAGCTCGACTCCATCGCCAAGGACTCGGTCGACAGCCCCACCACGAAGGCCGTCCCGTCGGTGCTGGTCCCGGTCATCTCGCTGACCAAGGCCAACATCAACGACACCGTGATCAAGGACGCCATCTACACGGTCGACGAGATCTGCACCGCCAAGTTCAAGGCCGCCTGTGACAAGGCCGGTCTGAAGTAG
- a CDS encoding ROK family transcriptional regulator, producing the protein METPGSQSSLHRANLERVVRAVRLAGSLTQAEIARTTGLSAATVSNIVRELKDGGTVTVTPTSAGGRRARSVSLSGDAGIVIGVDFGHTHLRVAVGNLAHQVLAEESEPLDVDASAAQGFDRAEQLVSRLIEATGVDRTKIAGVGLGVPGPIDVESGTLGSTAILPGWTGTRPAEELHGRLGVPVHVDNDANLGALGELVWGSGRGVRDLAYIKVASGVGAGLVIDSKIYRGPGGTAGEIGHITLDESGPVCRCGNRGCLETFAAARYVLPLLQSSHGTDLTMEGVVRLARDGDPGCRRVIADVGRHIGSGVANLCNLLNPSRVVLGGDLAEAGELVLGPIRESVGRYAIPSAARQLSVLPGALGGRAEVLGALALALSEMGDSTLLDGSLTAVTPAFT; encoded by the coding sequence GTGGAGACTCCGGGGTCGCAGTCGTCGCTGCACCGAGCCAATCTCGAACGGGTCGTACGCGCGGTGCGCCTGGCCGGGTCGCTCACGCAGGCGGAGATCGCGAGGACGACGGGGCTGTCCGCGGCCACGGTCTCCAACATCGTGCGGGAACTCAAGGACGGCGGGACGGTCACCGTCACGCCCACCTCGGCGGGCGGCCGCAGGGCCCGCAGCGTCAGCCTCAGCGGCGACGCCGGCATCGTCATCGGCGTGGACTTCGGCCATACGCACCTGCGCGTCGCGGTGGGCAACCTCGCGCACCAGGTGCTGGCCGAGGAGTCCGAGCCGCTCGACGTGGACGCCTCCGCCGCGCAGGGCTTCGACCGGGCGGAACAGCTGGTCAGCCGTCTGATCGAGGCCACCGGCGTGGACCGTACGAAGATCGCCGGGGTGGGCCTCGGCGTGCCCGGGCCCATCGACGTGGAGTCCGGCACGCTCGGTTCCACGGCGATCCTGCCGGGCTGGACCGGCACCAGGCCCGCGGAGGAGCTCCACGGGCGCCTGGGCGTCCCCGTGCACGTCGACAACGACGCCAACCTCGGGGCCCTCGGCGAACTCGTCTGGGGCAGCGGCAGGGGCGTCAGGGACCTCGCGTACATCAAGGTGGCCAGCGGTGTCGGCGCCGGACTCGTGATCGACAGCAAGATCTACCGCGGCCCGGGTGGCACAGCGGGAGAAATCGGGCATATTACTCTTGACGAGTCCGGTCCGGTCTGCCGCTGCGGCAACCGCGGCTGTCTGGAGACCTTCGCGGCGGCGCGCTATGTGCTGCCGCTCCTCCAGTCCAGCCACGGCACGGATCTGACCATGGAAGGTGTCGTACGGCTGGCGCGGGACGGAGACCCCGGCTGCCGTCGGGTGATCGCCGACGTCGGCCGACATATCGGTAGTGGAGTGGCGAATCTGTGCAATCTGCTCAATCCGAGTCGGGTGGTGCTCGGCGGTGATCTCGCCGAGGCCGGAGAGCTCGTACTGGGACCCATCAGGGAGTCCGTCGGCCGCTATGCGATCCCCAGCGCGGCGCGTCAACTATCCGTTCTGCCAGGGGCACTTGGCGGTCGGGCGGAGGTCCTCGGGGCACTCGCCCTCGCGCTCAGCGAGATGGGCGATTCGACCCTTTTGGACGGTTCGCTCACTGCCGTAACACCTGCCTTCACTTAG
- a CDS encoding carbohydrate ABC transporter permease yields MKTTDTPPADTAGERAPVTKAAPVPAPREKATGRTLNVFSHGFLILWALMVTLPLLWAVMTSFKTDKDIFSSPWALPDKLHFDNWSRAWTSANMSDYFLNTIIVVGFSLLGTMLLGSMAAYVLARFEFPGNRFIYFLFIGGMSFPVILALVPLFYVMQNLALLNTLPGLILVYIGYSLPFTVFFMTSFFRTLPTSVAEAAFVDGASHTRTFFQVMLPMAKPGLISITIFNFLGQWNQYLLPTVLNTEPDNKVLTQGLVQLAVSQGYKGDWSGLFAGLVMAMLPVLAAYIVFQRQVVQGLTAGALK; encoded by the coding sequence GTGAAGACGACCGACACGCCTCCCGCCGACACCGCGGGGGAGAGGGCGCCCGTCACCAAGGCGGCACCCGTGCCCGCGCCGCGGGAGAAAGCCACCGGCAGGACCCTCAACGTCTTCTCGCACGGCTTCCTGATCCTGTGGGCGCTCATGGTCACGCTGCCGCTGCTGTGGGCGGTGATGACCTCGTTCAAGACGGACAAGGACATCTTCAGTTCGCCGTGGGCACTGCCCGACAAGCTGCACTTCGACAACTGGTCGCGCGCCTGGACCTCGGCGAACATGAGCGACTACTTCCTCAACACGATCATCGTGGTGGGGTTCTCGCTCCTGGGCACCATGCTGCTGGGCTCCATGGCGGCGTACGTCCTCGCGCGCTTCGAGTTCCCCGGGAACCGCTTCATCTACTTCCTCTTCATCGGAGGGATGAGCTTCCCGGTCATCCTGGCGCTGGTCCCGCTGTTCTACGTCATGCAGAACCTCGCGCTGCTGAACACGCTGCCCGGGCTGATCCTGGTCTACATCGGCTACTCGCTGCCGTTCACCGTGTTCTTCATGACGTCCTTCTTCCGCACCCTGCCGACCTCGGTGGCCGAGGCGGCCTTCGTGGACGGCGCCTCGCACACCAGGACGTTCTTCCAGGTGATGCTGCCGATGGCCAAGCCCGGCCTGATCAGCATCACCATCTTCAACTTCCTGGGCCAGTGGAACCAGTACCTGCTGCCGACGGTGCTCAACACCGAGCCGGACAACAAGGTGCTCACCCAGGGCCTCGTCCAGCTCGCCGTCAGCCAGGGCTACAAGGGTGACTGGTCGGGGCTGTTCGCCGGTCTCGTGATGGCGATGCTGCCGGTGCTCGCCGCGTACATCGTCTTCCAGCGCCAGGTGGTCCAGGGGCTGACGGCGGGGGCGCTCAAGTAA
- a CDS encoding carbohydrate ABC transporter permease: MQHGKYRFIVGFLTAPLAIYSLFVIWPFFQSIYYSFTDWSGLSPEFKMVGFKNYTRLLDDDVFWKSLQHSVQFVLLLPLVTLTLALFFAFMLNVGGRRRKNAAIAGVRGSSFYKVVYFFPQVLSIAIVALLFQFAYNPNSGAINSGLQAVGLDSVQPDWLGDPDLALWCVFAVLVWCTVGFFVVLFSAGMASIPKDYYEAALLDGANRLTTFFKITLPLLWDTVQSGWAYMGILALGAESFAVVQIMSVGPGGPDYSTTVLPLYVYQKAFRDGQAAYATTIGVALLVVTLLFVAVVMRLGRRERLEY, from the coding sequence ATGCAACACGGCAAATACCGTTTCATCGTGGGGTTCTTGACGGCCCCTCTGGCCATTTACAGCCTCTTCGTGATCTGGCCCTTCTTCCAGTCCATCTACTATTCGTTCACGGACTGGAGCGGTCTGAGCCCCGAGTTCAAGATGGTGGGCTTCAAGAACTACACGCGACTGCTCGACGACGACGTTTTCTGGAAGTCGTTGCAGCACAGCGTGCAGTTCGTCCTGCTGCTGCCGCTGGTGACGCTCACCCTGGCGCTGTTCTTCGCCTTCATGCTCAATGTCGGCGGGCGGCGCCGGAAGAATGCCGCGATCGCCGGTGTCCGCGGTTCCTCCTTCTACAAGGTGGTCTACTTCTTCCCGCAGGTGCTGTCGATCGCGATCGTCGCACTGCTGTTCCAGTTCGCGTACAACCCCAACAGCGGTGCGATCAATTCCGGTTTGCAGGCGGTCGGTCTGGACAGCGTCCAGCCCGACTGGCTCGGCGACCCCGACCTCGCCCTGTGGTGCGTCTTCGCGGTCCTCGTGTGGTGCACCGTCGGCTTCTTCGTGGTGCTCTTCTCCGCGGGAATGGCCTCCATTCCCAAGGACTACTACGAGGCGGCCCTGCTGGACGGCGCGAACCGCCTCACGACCTTCTTCAAGATCACCCTGCCGCTGCTCTGGGACACCGTGCAGTCCGGCTGGGCCTACATGGGCATCCTGGCGCTCGGCGCCGAGTCCTTCGCGGTCGTGCAGATCATGTCCGTGGGCCCCGGCGGTCCCGACTACTCGACGACCGTCCTGCCGCTGTACGTCTACCAGAAGGCGTTCCGGGACGGTCAGGCCGCCTACGCGACGACGATCGGTGTCGCCCTGCTCGTCGTGACGCTGCTGTTCGTGGCCGTCGTGATGAGGCTGGGCCGCCGCGAGCGGCTGGAGTACTGA